In Drosophila nasuta strain 15112-1781.00 chromosome 2R, ASM2355853v1, whole genome shotgun sequence, a single genomic region encodes these proteins:
- the LOC132785965 gene encoding uncharacterized protein LOC132785965: MKHQQVVVDYWTMFKTSGLCILLAISGFIFLKMVQTIFWLPNHLKRNQERLEAIAKQYGKDMDEDERAEIEKIFNSDGPLTEEKLNKLLENTKDEPKKEQ, encoded by the exons ATGAAGCATCAGCAGGTTGTTGTGGACTATTGGACCATGTTCAAAACATCGGGACTCTGCATATTGCTGGCCATCTCCGGGTTTATATTCCTCAA AATGGTGCAAACCATTTTCTGGCTGCCCAATCATCTCAAACGCAATCAGGAGCGTCTCGAAGCCATTGCCAAGCAATACGGCAAGGACATGGATGAGGACGAGCGagctgaaattgaaaagatCTTCAATAGCGACGGACCTCTCACCGAGGAGAAACTCAATAAGTTGCTGGAGAACACTAAAGATGAACCCAAGAAGGAACAGTAG
- the LOC132784861 gene encoding mitochondrial dicarboxylate carrier-like isoform X2: protein MATEKYSRWYFGGLASTMAASLTHPLDTLKVNLQTQQAKMSILELVLIIFRQRGLLGFYRGISASVMRQLTYSMSRFGAYEIGKDYVNTETFAGKVGLAGVCGVLGGVIGAPADMINVRMQHDVKLPPEKRRNTYLATSTHLMA from the exons ATGGCCACAGAAAAATATTCACGCTGGTATTTTGGAGGTCTAGCATCTACGATGGCCGCTAGCTTAACGCATCCCTTGGATACGCTTAAAGTCAACTTGCAAACACAACAGGCGAAAATGTCAATTTTAGAACTTGTTTTAATCATCTTTAGACAGCGTGGATTGTTGGGATTTTACAGAGGTATTTCGGCCTCAGTAATGCGACAATTGACGTATTCTATGTCGCGCTTTGGCGCCTACGAGATTGGTAAGGACTATGTGAACACCGAAACATTTGCCGGCAAGGTTGGACTGGCTGGAGTATGTGGCGTGCTTGGTGGTGTTATTGGCGCACCCGCAGATATGATTAACGTGCGTATGCAGCATGATGTTAAATTGCCGCCAGAAAAGCGCAGAAA TACTTACCTAGCTACAAGCACGCATTTGATGGCTTGA
- the LOC132784861 gene encoding mitochondrial dicarboxylate carrier-like isoform X1, producing MATEKYSRWYFGGLASTMAASLTHPLDTLKVNLQTQQAKMSILELVLIIFRQRGLLGFYRGISASVMRQLTYSMSRFGAYEIGKDYVNTETFAGKVGLAGVCGVLGGVIGAPADMINVRMQHDVKLPPEKRRNYKHAFDGLTKAYRQEGVRRLFTGATIAAFRGGLITIGQLAFYDQIKSLMLSSSYFNDNSVTHFTASLLAGITATTLTQPVDVLKTRIMNAKPGDFTGLIDIIRYTAELGPKGFFRGYVPALVRIVPLTILTFMFLEQLRLHFGYEKIKPIVYKY from the exons ATGGCCACAGAAAAATATTCACGCTGGTATTTTGGAGGTCTAGCATCTACGATGGCCGCTAGCTTAACGCATCCCTTGGATACGCTTAAAGTCAACTTGCAAACACAACAGGCGAAAATGTCAATTTTAGAACTTGTTTTAATCATCTTTAGACAGCGTGGATTGTTGGGATTTTACAGAGGTATTTCGGCCTCAGTAATGCGACAATTGACGTATTCTATGTCGCGCTTTGGCGCCTACGAGATTGGTAAGGACTATGTGAACACCGAAACATTTGCCGGCAAGGTTGGACTGGCTGGAGTATGTGGCGTGCTTGGTGGTGTTATTGGCGCACCCGCAGATATGATTAACGTGCGTATGCAGCATGATGTTAAATTGCCGCCAGAAAAGCGCAGAAA CTACAAGCACGCATTTGATGGCTTGACAAAGGCGTATCGTCAGGAAGGTGTTCGTAGGCTCTTCACAGGCGCAACTATAGCTGCTTTTAGAGGTGGTCTCATAACCATTGGTCAGTTGGCATTTTATGATCAGATCAAGTCGCTTATGTTGAGCTCTTCGTACTTTAATGACAACTCAGTAACGCATTTTACTGCCTCGCTGCTCGCTGGCATTAcggcaacaacattaacaCAGCCCGTAGATGTGCTGAAAACGCGTATAATGAATGCCAAGCCCGGAGACTTCACAGGCTTGATCGACATTATACGATATACAGCTGAGCTGGGCCCGAAAGGCTTCTTTAGAGGCTATGTGCCGGCCCTTGTTCGAATTGTACCGCTCACGATTCTAACATTCATGTTCTTGGAGCAGCTGCGTCTGCATTTTGGCTACGAAAAGATCAAGCCAATTGTTTACAAATACTGA
- the LOC132784864 gene encoding uncharacterized protein LOC132784864, with amino-acid sequence MACALYCLALLLLTVILVAAEEDAKITLLKFEKVMEDDVDFESHVEMIKQDDGTAIINGEFKQHVSLDNDWKINITLYHAHKPDEEYKKSPERLHTGVCEFMSTYYKRFFYEKLKNYSNAPHPDTCPLPPEHYHLKDYPYETPKIKKMMRNGYYRMFGRLQKEDHVKIEYLVEFLVE; translated from the exons ATGGCCTGTGCTCTTTATTGTCTCGCACTGCTGCTCTTGACTGTCATCCTTGTGGCAGCTGAGGAGGATGCCAAGATAACTTTACTCAAGTTCGAAAAGGTCATGGAGGACGATGTGGACTTCGAAAGTCATGTGGAAATGATCAAACAGGATGACGGCACTGCGATTATCAATGGCGAGTTCAAGCAGCACGTCAGTCTGGACAACGATTGGAAG ATAAACATCACACTTTATCATGCCCACAAACCCGACGAAGAGTACAAGAAATCTCCGGAAAGGCTGCACACAGGCGTGTGCGAATTTATGTCCACCTACTACAAGAGGTTCTTCTACGAGAAACTAAAGAACTACTCGAATGCCCCGCATCCGGATACCTGCCCCTTGCCCCCCGAGCATTATCACCTCAAGGACTATCCCTATGAGACGCCCAAGATCAAGAAGATGATGCGCAATGGCTACTATCGCATGTTTGGACGCCTGCAGAAGGAAGATCATGTGAAGATCGAGTACTTGGTCGAGTTCCTTGTGGAATAG
- the LOC132784859 gene encoding lipase 3, whose protein sequence is MKRLILMLSVLGVALAARPISDCGERIEDDGYPMERHTVETSDNYYLTMHRIPYSPKTGNTANRPVAFLMHGMLSSSSDWVLMGPEKSLAYILSDAGYDVWMGNARGNTYSKSHRYWPTLWQIFWNFSWHEIGIYDVPAMIDYVLKVTGEKQVQYVGHSQGTTVYLVMMSEKPAYNDKIKSAHLLGPAAYMGNMKSPLTRAFAPILGQPNAMVELVGSMEFMPSNKFKQDMGIAMCQATSPYAEMCANEVFLIGGYDSEQLDYELLEHIKATSPAGASVNQNLHFCQEHNSGKFRKFDYSAIRNPYEYGSLTPPNYKLANAKAPVLLYYGANDWMCDVGDVRKLRDELPNMKLDYLVPFEKWAHLDFIWGTEAKKYVYDEVLKQMKTYA, encoded by the exons atgaAGCGACTCATCTTAATGCTAAGCGTCCTCGGCGTTGCCTTGGCCGCCAGACCCATCTCCGATTGC GGTGAACGCATTGAGGACGATGGCTATCCCATGGAACGACACACGGTGGAGACCAGCGACAACTACTATCTAACCATGCATCGCATTCCCTATTCCCCCAAAACCGGCAACACCGCCAATCGTCCCGTTGCCTTCCTCATGCACGGCATGCTCAGCTCTAGTTCCGATTGGGTGCTCATGGGTCCCGAGAAGTCGTTGGCTTACATCCTCTCCGACGCTGGCTACGATGTGTGGATGGGCAATGCTCGTGGCAACACTTACTCCAAGTCTCATAGGTATTGGCCCACTTTGTGGCAGATCTTCTGGAACTTCAGCTGGCATGAGATTGGCATCTACGATGTTCCCGCTATGATTGACTATGTGCTGAAGGTGACGGGCGAGAAGCAGGTGCAGTATGTGGGTCACTCCCAAGGCACCACTGTCTACCTGGTCATGATGTCCGAGAAGCCTGCCTACAACGACAAGATCAAGTCCGCCCATTTGCTGGGACCTGCTGCCTACATGGGCAACATGAAGAGTCCGCTGACACGCGCCTTTGCTCCCATTCTGGGTCAACCCAATGCCATGGTTGAGTTGGTTGGCTCAATGGAGTTTATGCCCAGCAATAAGTTCAAACAGGACATGGGCATTGCCATGTGTCAGGCTACTTCCCCTTACGCTGAGATGTGCGCCAACGAGGTCTTCTTGATTGGTGGCTACGATTCCGAACAGTTGGATTAT GAACTTTTGGAGCACATTAAGGCCACTTCTCCCGCTGGCGCTTCGGTTAATCAGAATCTGCATTTCTGCCAGGAGCACAACTCTGGCAAATTCCGCAAATTCGACTACTCGGCCATTCGCAATCCCTATGAATACGGCAGCTTGACGCCTCCCAACTATAAGCTGGCCAATGCCAAGGCTCCTGTTTTGCTTTACTATGGTGCCAACGATTGGATGTGCGATGTGGGTGATGTGCGTAAGCTGCGCGATGAGTTGCCCAACATGAAACTGGATTATTTGGTGCCCTTCGAGAAATGGGCTCATTTGGACTTCATTTGGGGCACCGAGGCCAAGAAATACGTCTATGATGAGGTGTTGAAGCAAATGAAAACCTACGCATAG